Proteins from one Comamonas flocculans genomic window:
- a CDS encoding CpsD/CapB family tyrosine-protein kinase, translated as MERIKQALEKARAQAGSNTQHVQPGPRRAAPATLQPAAPPLGDGGIDVNYTQTQVVTLDPVHLERQRIVAFSKTNPNNWAFDVLRTQILQKMDEKGWRTLAITSPTAESGKTVIAINLAISVAHHTQRTAMLVDFDLRRPRVGSYLGVRKTPSLNEVLAGTAPVAEALINPDLPRLVVLPTNEPVQRAAEVLTSAPVASLVSDLRERYQDRTVIFDLPPMMAGDDVMAILPRMDAVLMVVGNGNSTQREIEESMRHIPAGQLLGVVLNKADAEVRRGYEYGYGNA; from the coding sequence ATGGAACGCATCAAACAGGCTCTGGAAAAAGCCCGCGCGCAGGCCGGCAGTAACACCCAGCACGTGCAGCCCGGGCCGAGACGCGCAGCGCCTGCAACTTTGCAACCCGCAGCGCCGCCCCTGGGTGATGGCGGCATCGATGTGAATTACACCCAGACGCAGGTCGTCACGCTCGACCCCGTGCATCTGGAGCGCCAGCGCATCGTCGCATTCAGCAAGACCAATCCCAACAACTGGGCGTTTGATGTCCTGCGCACGCAAATCCTGCAGAAAATGGATGAAAAAGGCTGGCGCACACTGGCCATCACGTCACCCACCGCCGAATCGGGCAAGACGGTGATTGCCATCAACCTGGCGATCAGCGTGGCGCACCACACGCAGCGCACCGCGATGTTGGTGGACTTCGACTTGCGCCGCCCGCGGGTCGGCAGCTACCTCGGCGTGCGCAAGACGCCATCGCTCAACGAAGTGTTGGCCGGCACGGCCCCGGTGGCCGAAGCCTTGATCAACCCTGACCTCCCGCGTCTGGTGGTGCTGCCGACCAACGAACCAGTCCAGCGTGCCGCCGAAGTGCTCACCTCCGCTCCGGTGGCCAGCCTCGTCTCCGATCTGCGCGAACGCTACCAGGACCGCACCGTCATCTTCGATCTGCCGCCGATGATGGCGGGCGACGACGTCATGGCCATCCTGCCGCGCATGGATGCCGTGCTGATGGTGGTGGGCAACGGCAACAGCACGCAACGCGAGATTGAAGAAAGCATGCGCCACATCCCGGCTGGACAGCTGCTCGGTGTAGTGCTGAACAAGGCGGACGCTGAAGTGCGCAGAGGCTACGAGTACGGCTACGGCAATGCGTGA
- a CDS encoding GumC family protein: MPQEDYQPSLRDYIAIVRRHLLLIVATFVSVSALAIVVALLVPPVYQSTGTIMIESQQIPTDLVQATVTSFADERIQVIKQRVMTRENLMRIIDKYQLFKDRSITFTPSEQIDEMRDRIGVTLVNANLQAGSRGSATIAFKVSFEDRRPDIAQRVANELVTLFLNENVKVRTERATQTTEFLTQEANKLKAELTTIESQIASYKQENGAALPQNSLLSMNAIQRLETDLRTSQRDYSAAEEEARSLDVELASAKAAVASAAAAVSGGVSAPGGANADELELQKLRVQLAQMQELYTDSYPDIRIAKRRIAALEKSIAEAAKQAAAAPADGDPATKALPMAPSVAAAQMVVAKIESRISSARSRMTALRAEQGQLQARLRDAESQMLKAPQVERGLASLMRDHETAQRKYEEIRAKQMSAQVAENLEGEQKAERFSLLEPPIAPDRPIKPNRRKMIALGLALAAMASVGMVVLLETLRGTVRGAGALTAIVGQRPLVIVPYITIAQEGVRKRKLMVRAAGAALVALVAALVAIHFLYMPLDTLALKVLLRLS; encoded by the coding sequence CTCATCGTGGCGACTTTTGTCAGCGTCTCCGCGCTGGCCATCGTCGTTGCCTTGCTCGTGCCGCCGGTCTATCAGTCCACCGGCACCATCATGATCGAATCGCAACAGATCCCGACCGATCTGGTGCAGGCCACGGTCACCAGCTTTGCCGATGAGCGCATCCAGGTCATCAAGCAGCGCGTGATGACGCGCGAGAACCTGATGCGCATCATCGACAAATACCAGTTGTTCAAGGATCGCTCCATCACATTCACACCGTCCGAGCAGATCGACGAGATGCGTGATCGCATCGGGGTCACCCTTGTCAACGCCAACCTGCAGGCCGGCAGTCGCGGCTCGGCAACCATCGCCTTCAAGGTTTCCTTTGAAGACCGCCGACCCGATATCGCGCAGCGCGTGGCCAACGAACTGGTGACGCTGTTTCTGAACGAGAACGTCAAGGTCCGTACCGAGCGGGCCACGCAGACGACCGAGTTCCTCACCCAGGAAGCCAACAAACTCAAAGCCGAGCTCACGACCATCGAGAGCCAGATCGCCAGCTACAAGCAAGAAAATGGCGCCGCGCTGCCGCAGAACAGCTTGCTGAGCATGAACGCCATCCAGCGCCTGGAAACCGATCTGCGCACTTCGCAGCGCGATTACAGCGCCGCAGAAGAAGAGGCCCGTTCGCTCGATGTCGAGCTGGCGAGCGCCAAGGCCGCAGTGGCCAGCGCGGCTGCCGCCGTGAGCGGCGGCGTCTCGGCCCCTGGTGGCGCCAATGCCGACGAGCTTGAATTGCAGAAGCTGCGTGTGCAATTGGCGCAGATGCAGGAGCTCTACACCGACAGCTATCCTGATATCCGCATTGCCAAACGCCGCATTGCGGCACTGGAAAAATCCATCGCCGAAGCGGCCAAACAGGCGGCAGCGGCGCCCGCCGATGGCGATCCGGCCACCAAGGCGCTGCCCATGGCCCCCAGCGTGGCAGCGGCACAGATGGTCGTGGCAAAAATCGAGTCGCGCATCAGCAGTGCGCGTTCGCGCATGACGGCACTGCGGGCAGAGCAGGGCCAGTTGCAGGCGCGCCTGCGCGACGCCGAAAGCCAGATGCTCAAGGCGCCGCAGGTCGAGCGCGGCCTTGCGTCGCTCATGCGTGACCACGAAACCGCACAGCGTAAGTACGAAGAAATCCGCGCCAAGCAAATGAGCGCCCAGGTCGCCGAGAACCTGGAGGGTGAGCAAAAGGCAGAGCGCTTTTCGCTGCTGGAGCCGCCCATAGCGCCAGATCGGCCAATCAAGCCCAATCGCAGGAAGATGATTGCGCTGGGTCTGGCGCTGGCCGCCATGGCGTCTGTGGGCATGGTGGTGCTGCTCGAGACCTTGCGCGGCACCGTGCGCGGCGCCGGCGCTTTGACCGCCATCGTCGGGCAGCGCCCGCTGGTCATCGTGCCCTACATCACCATTGCGCAGGAGGGCGTGCGCAAGCGCAAACTCATGGTGCGCGCCGCAGGCGCTGCGCTGGTGGCGCTGGTGGCCGCGTTGGTGGCCATCCATTTTCTGTACATGCCCCTGGATACGCTGGCGCTCAAGGTGCTCCTGCGGCTTTCGTAG
- a CDS encoding sulfatase-like hydrolase/transferase gives MRRLGPRGTLIGVLSAWLLLFCPRLLSGIDLKSLAWLAISAFLFWPLAFRRWSLCLAVVVLAVAAVLDIFHVYYFGKLTDEYLFATALRTTPAELTDFFSMLPLRPVMLSALWLVWCVLAGRWLGRVAPDGLRGHRLLRWTWLAPVLVWLALAVANVWGSDALRWQIHDKTYKIYPTHLAWSAWKYHLMGTAVMDPPLLPEATAAPAQADTVVVILGESASAQRWSLLGYQGDDTNAPLRHLDGLAATTVLARGLNTAGALPFVLTGQSSVDSVRHRAPSFLDLAHQAGYKVFVLSNSRNAPVADFFDQVLRRSTAVYRKLGDGGPRDSILTPAYEQALADPAPRKLIVLHTFGSHEIVQDRYPPELAEFADPYDNSIFYTSTLLKQWIGMLDASGARRSVLLYTSDHGLIMPPCSSDYRHGRSMASLEVPFLAWVNAGARALLPALLPKGEHSNALMAEGVIRAVGYGALMQQPGWPGSANPTFEGHDWQALRRLDACTLR, from the coding sequence TTGAGAAGACTGGGACCACGTGGGACGCTGATCGGCGTGCTTTCGGCGTGGTTGCTGCTGTTCTGCCCGCGCCTGCTATCTGGCATCGACCTCAAATCGCTTGCGTGGCTTGCAATCTCGGCTTTCTTGTTCTGGCCGCTCGCGTTTCGGCGCTGGTCGCTGTGCTTGGCCGTTGTCGTGCTGGCGGTGGCCGCGGTGCTGGATATCTTTCATGTCTACTACTTTGGCAAGCTGACGGACGAATACCTGTTTGCCACGGCGCTGCGCACCACGCCAGCGGAGCTCACCGATTTCTTTTCGATGTTGCCGCTGCGGCCGGTGATGCTCAGTGCGCTGTGGCTGGTCTGGTGCGTGCTGGCAGGGCGGTGGCTGGGCCGTGTGGCGCCGGACGGGCTTCGCGGCCACCGTTTGCTGCGATGGACTTGGTTGGCGCCGGTTCTGGTCTGGCTCGCGTTGGCGGTGGCAAATGTTTGGGGCAGCGACGCGCTGCGCTGGCAGATTCACGACAAGACATACAAGATCTATCCGACGCACCTGGCTTGGTCAGCGTGGAAGTACCACTTGATGGGCACGGCAGTGATGGACCCGCCACTGCTGCCCGAGGCAACCGCAGCGCCCGCGCAGGCGGATACCGTCGTGGTCATCCTCGGCGAAAGCGCCTCTGCACAGCGCTGGTCCTTGTTGGGCTACCAGGGCGACGACACCAATGCGCCGTTGCGCCATCTTGACGGGCTTGCTGCGACCACGGTGCTCGCGCGCGGGCTCAATACCGCCGGTGCGCTGCCCTTTGTGCTGACCGGTCAATCGAGTGTGGACAGCGTCCGCCACCGGGCGCCGTCGTTTCTCGATCTGGCGCACCAGGCGGGCTACAAGGTCTTTGTTCTCAGCAATTCACGCAACGCACCGGTCGCGGACTTCTTCGATCAGGTGCTGCGCCGTTCTACCGCCGTTTATCGGAAGCTGGGGGACGGCGGGCCACGTGACAGCATCCTCACGCCTGCCTACGAACAGGCGCTGGCCGACCCGGCCCCGCGCAAGCTGATCGTGCTGCATACCTTTGGCAGCCACGAGATCGTGCAAGACAGATATCCGCCCGAGCTGGCGGAGTTTGCAGATCCCTACGACAACTCCATTTTCTACACCAGCACGCTGCTCAAGCAGTGGATAGGCATGCTCGACGCCTCCGGCGCGCGCCGATCAGTGCTGCTCTACACCAGTGACCACGGGCTGATCATGCCGCCATGCAGCAGCGACTATCGCCATGGCCGCAGCATGGCGAGCCTGGAGGTGCCGTTTCTGGCGTGGGTCAATGCGGGTGCGAGAGCGCTTTTGCCTGCCTTGCTGCCAAAGGGTGAGCACAGCAATGCGCTGATGGCCGAGGGGGTCATCCGCGCCGTCGGCTACGGCGCTCTGATGCAGCAACCAGGCTGGCCCGGCAGTGCCAACCCCACGTTTGAAGGCCACGACTGGCAGGCCCTGCGCAGGCTGGATGCGTGCACGCTGCGCTGA